From a region of the Thiorhodovibrio winogradskyi genome:
- a CDS encoding protein-disulfide reductase DsbD family protein: MPFLNRLLNQLLIWLLIWLLILFAPAVALARAPADGLAPTPSGAALSGAEVVTPHLTARLLPEQSRVVPGDQIDLLLVFDLQPGWHTYWRNPGDSGEPPRLSWTLPEGVTAGPIQWPYPSRIPVGPLANYGYFDQALHLVSLSVDPDWPAGRDIPVELDVRWLVCEEHCIPESGQFALNLATAAVASEASAMPGDPMTAVLFEQARAALPKVLPADALMDPSGDPLLLRLSREGLPAGIQELEFFADAWGLIEHAAEQPWRLRGDWLELELTPGATPASVAPSGVLVATTAEGVRAWEFSASVQPLLPLADADAPALGLPLALAFALLGGLVLNLMPCVFPVLAIKLLGLAEQRDLGRAARAWHALLYSAGVLVFFTLLGVALLVLRAAGAAAGWGFQLQSPVFVALMAGLFLVLGLGLFGAFTLGTSLMGLGGGGRLLAENAPGQVRLDRAALAAFGTGALAALVAAPCTAPFMGAALGYALTQPWFAALAVILTLGLGMALPFALLSVFPAWARSLPRPGVWMERLKQLLAFPLFATTAWLLWVLAQQSGPSGLALVLTALLALVFGLWLLETARQDGHGWRRGWSLGLRLLALASVLAALGLIIQLSPLANPAAPAAGTGQAAESSHQLSAAPYSAAALESALDQGRPVFVNMTAAWCITCLVNERVALGTAQVARAFAEREVLYLKGDWTNHDPAISAYLNAFGRDGVPLYVYYAPGAKPEVLPQLLTPGLVVDALTTTSATGL; encoded by the coding sequence GTGCCATTTCTGAACCGGTTGCTGAACCAGTTGCTGATCTGGTTGCTGATCTGGTTGCTGATTCTGTTCGCGCCGGCGGTGGCTTTGGCGCGGGCACCGGCGGACGGGCTGGCGCCCACGCCGTCTGGAGCCGCGCTGTCTGGGGCTGAAGTGGTCACCCCGCACTTGACCGCCCGGCTGCTGCCGGAGCAATCCCGGGTGGTACCGGGCGATCAGATCGATCTGCTGCTGGTGTTCGATCTGCAACCCGGATGGCACACCTACTGGCGCAACCCAGGGGATTCCGGCGAGCCGCCGCGCCTGAGCTGGACCTTGCCCGAGGGCGTCACCGCCGGTCCCATCCAGTGGCCCTATCCCAGCCGCATTCCGGTCGGGCCGCTGGCGAACTACGGCTATTTCGACCAGGCGCTGCATCTGGTCTCGTTGAGCGTTGACCCGGACTGGCCAGCCGGGCGCGATATCCCGGTTGAGCTTGATGTTCGCTGGCTGGTGTGCGAGGAGCACTGTATCCCTGAGTCCGGTCAGTTCGCGCTGAATCTGGCAACGGCGGCAGTCGCCTCCGAAGCCTCGGCCATGCCTGGCGATCCCATGACCGCTGTGCTCTTCGAGCAGGCTCGCGCCGCTCTGCCCAAAGTCTTGCCCGCCGATGCACTGATGGATCCTAGCGGAGATCCGCTGTTGTTGCGCCTATCGCGGGAGGGACTGCCCGCCGGGATTCAGGAGCTTGAATTTTTCGCCGATGCCTGGGGCCTGATTGAACATGCCGCCGAGCAGCCATGGCGCTTGCGAGGGGACTGGCTGGAGCTGGAACTTACCCCGGGTGCCACGCCCGCGAGTGTCGCCCCCTCGGGCGTGCTGGTGGCGACCACGGCCGAGGGAGTGCGCGCCTGGGAGTTCTCCGCCAGCGTGCAACCACTCCTCCCGCTGGCCGATGCCGATGCGCCCGCGCTGGGTCTGCCGCTGGCACTGGCGTTCGCGCTGCTCGGCGGCCTGGTGCTGAATCTCATGCCCTGCGTCTTTCCAGTGCTGGCCATCAAACTGCTTGGGTTGGCCGAACAGCGCGACCTCGGCCGGGCCGCGCGCGCCTGGCATGCCTTGCTCTACAGCGCTGGCGTGCTGGTGTTTTTCACGCTGCTCGGTGTCGCGTTGCTGGTGCTGCGCGCTGCCGGCGCGGCAGCGGGCTGGGGCTTTCAGTTGCAATCACCCGTGTTCGTCGCTCTGATGGCCGGACTCTTTTTGGTGCTCGGGCTCGGGTTGTTCGGCGCCTTCACCCTTGGCACCAGCCTGATGGGACTCGGCGGCGGCGGGCGTCTGCTGGCGGAGAATGCGCCCGGCCAGGTGCGCCTGGACCGTGCCGCGCTGGCCGCCTTTGGCACTGGCGCCCTGGCGGCCCTGGTCGCCGCGCCCTGTACCGCGCCTTTTATGGGCGCCGCGCTCGGCTATGCCCTGACCCAGCCCTGGTTCGCCGCGCTGGCGGTGATCCTGACGCTCGGTCTCGGCATGGCGCTGCCCTTTGCGCTGCTCAGTGTGTTCCCCGCCTGGGCTCGGAGCCTGCCGCGACCTGGCGTGTGGATGGAGCGGCTGAAGCAGCTGCTGGCCTTTCCGCTTTTTGCCACCACCGCCTGGCTGCTGTGGGTGCTGGCCCAACAGTCGGGTCCAAGCGGTCTCGCGCTGGTGCTGACCGCTCTGCTGGCGCTGGTCTTTGGTCTCTGGCTGCTCGAGACAGCGCGTCAGGACGGACATGGTTGGCGGCGTGGATGGTCACTCGGTCTGCGTCTGCTGGCGCTCGCCAGCGTGTTGGCAGCCCTTGGGCTGATCATTCAACTGAGCCCCCTTGCCAACCCGGCGGCGCCGGCCGCGGGGACGGGGCAGGCTGCGGAATCAAGCCATCAACTGTCCGCCGCGCCTTATTCCGCCGCTGCCCTTGAGTCCGCGCTGGATCAGGGCCGGCCGGTGTTCGTCAACATGACCGCTGCCTGGTGCATCACCTGTCTGGTCAACGAGCGGGTCGCGCTCGGCACCGCCCAGGTCGCGCGCGCCTTTGCCGAGCGGGAGGTCCTCTATCTAAAAGGCGACTGGACCAACCATGATCCAGCCATCTCGGCCTACCTGAACGCCTTTGGTCGCGACGGCGTGCCGCTCTATGTTTATTATGCACCGGGCGCCAAACCCGAGGTGCTGCCGCAGTTGTTAACCCCTGGGTTGGTCGTGGATGCGCTAACAACAACCTCAGCGACTGGGCTCTGA
- a CDS encoding class I SAM-dependent methyltransferase: MPSLESPEPKSPAPRRGLGADLRILLHLLRGQPKDGDQRARLEAFYGPQAGHYDAFRDRLLHGREALIGDIQTALGNALPGAHLIELGGGTGRNLEFFGSRLADFGQVTLVDLCPALLAQAREKFAGRKQIQLIEADATRWQPEQPADAVYCAYSLTMIPDWRAALANAITMLKPGGVFGVVDFYVSAARPPADQIRHNTLTRAFWPRWFAHDGVHPDPAHLAALREHFSDHQVTESRAPVPYLPGLAVPYYRFIGRKI; the protein is encoded by the coding sequence TTGCCTAGTTTGGAGTCACCAGAACCCAAAAGCCCAGCGCCGCGCCGAGGTCTGGGCGCGGATCTGCGCATCCTCTTGCATTTGCTGCGCGGCCAGCCCAAGGACGGCGATCAGCGCGCGCGATTGGAGGCTTTTTATGGCCCCCAGGCCGGACACTACGATGCCTTTCGTGACCGCCTGCTGCATGGGCGCGAAGCGCTGATCGGGGACATTCAAACCGCTCTCGGAAATGCCCTGCCTGGCGCCCACCTGATCGAGCTCGGCGGCGGCACCGGACGCAATCTAGAGTTTTTCGGTTCGCGGCTTGCTGACTTTGGGCAAGTCACCCTGGTCGACCTCTGCCCGGCGCTGCTCGCCCAAGCGCGGGAGAAATTCGCCGGGCGCAAGCAGATCCAGCTCATCGAGGCCGACGCGACGCGCTGGCAGCCCGAACAACCGGCAGATGCCGTCTATTGCGCTTATTCCCTGACCATGATCCCGGACTGGCGCGCGGCGCTGGCCAATGCCATCACCATGCTGAAACCCGGTGGAGTCTTTGGCGTGGTGGACTTTTATGTTTCAGCCGCCCGCCCGCCGGCCGATCAAATCCGCCACAACACCCTGACCCGCGCCTTCTGGCCACGCTGGTTCGCGCACGACGGCGTGCATCCCGACCCCGCCCACCTCGCCGCGCTGCGCGAGCACTTTTCCGACCACCAAGTCACCGAGTCGCGCGCGCCCGTGCCCTATCTGCCTGGGCTGGCGGTACCCTACTATCGCTTTATTGGGCGCAAGATCTGA
- a CDS encoding RpnC/YadD family protein has protein sequence MSHDQNFKNLILDYPRQAIEFAAASEAAKLDDSVRILPLREEQLKERLGDRFRELDVPLLLEWPDGRRQALLFVFEEETEPKRFSIHRLAHYCLDLAELYHTERVVPVVIFLHPGTFDETLTLGSDTRDYLQFSYLAWPLFRLQARAYFDSPNLVARLNLPNMRYAPEEKVEVYAQAVRGLRTLEPDHERQIKYLDFVDIYAKLNDNERQRYQQHYAEETETMSAFADRFIDQGVQQGEATILMAQLQEKFGADSLDAHRERISGADPKELLQWSKRILSAETPETIFDLKGPGSN, from the coding sequence ATGAGCCACGATCAGAACTTCAAAAATCTCATCCTCGACTACCCACGCCAGGCCATTGAATTTGCCGCTGCCAGCGAGGCCGCAAAATTGGATGACAGCGTGCGCATTCTGCCGCTGCGTGAGGAGCAGCTGAAGGAACGCTTGGGTGATCGCTTTCGCGAGTTGGATGTGCCGCTGCTGCTGGAATGGCCCGATGGACGCCGCCAGGCGCTGCTGTTTGTCTTCGAGGAAGAAACCGAGCCCAAGCGCTTCTCGATCCATCGCCTGGCACACTATTGCCTGGACTTGGCCGAGCTCTACCACACCGAGCGCGTGGTGCCGGTGGTGATCTTCCTTCACCCCGGCACCTTCGATGAAACACTCACTCTGGGCAGTGACACGCGCGATTATCTTCAGTTCAGCTATCTTGCCTGGCCGTTATTCAGACTCCAGGCAAGAGCCTATTTCGACAGCCCCAACCTGGTCGCACGGCTGAACCTGCCCAATATGCGCTATGCGCCCGAGGAGAAGGTCGAAGTCTACGCCCAAGCGGTGCGCGGACTGCGCACCCTGGAACCCGACCACGAGCGTCAGATCAAATACCTCGACTTTGTCGACATCTATGCCAAGCTCAATGACAATGAACGCCAGCGCTACCAACAACACTATGCCGAGGAGACAGAAACCATGAGCGCCTTTGCTGATCGCTTTATTGACCAGGGAGTGCAGCAGGGTGAAGCCACCATCTTGATGGCTCAGCTGCAAGAAAAATTCGGTGCAGATTCACTCGACGCCCATCGCGAGCGCATCTCTGGCGCCGACCCTAAAGAACTGCTGCAATGGTCGAAACGCATCCTCAGCGCCGAGACCCCAGAGACCATCTTCGACTTAAAGGGGCCTGGTTCGAATTAA
- the lysM gene encoding peptidoglycan-binding protein LysM, with protein sequence MDLFGFAKDVGRRVFGKESEADEKIRAMLEADNPGIQDLDVKVENGRVAISGTATDAVAMEKAVLMAGNVQGIEAVDASAVTAPAPVEEVEYYLIKSGDTLSKIAKTFYGDANAYPRIFEANREVIKDPDLIFVGQKIRIPRQVA encoded by the coding sequence ATGGACTTGTTTGGATTCGCCAAAGATGTCGGCCGCCGGGTATTCGGCAAGGAGTCCGAGGCCGATGAGAAAATCCGCGCAATGCTGGAAGCCGACAATCCGGGTATCCAGGATTTGGATGTGAAAGTCGAGAATGGGCGGGTCGCCATTTCCGGCACCGCGACCGATGCCGTGGCGATGGAAAAGGCGGTGCTGATGGCCGGCAATGTGCAAGGTATCGAGGCGGTGGACGCCAGCGCTGTCACGGCGCCAGCCCCGGTGGAGGAGGTCGAGTATTACCTGATCAAATCCGGCGATACCCTGTCGAAAATTGCCAAGACCTTCTATGGAGACGCCAACGCCTACCCGAGGATCTTCGAGGCCAACCGCGAGGTGATCAAAGATCCGGATCTGATTTTCGTCGGGCAGAAAATCCGCATTCCTCGCCAGGTGGCCTGA
- a CDS encoding redoxin domain-containing protein — translation MKPISKQSSITASLALIALLFGMNLAAAPEVGALAPDFSVVDTKGEIWTLDHLKGQPAILEWTNHDCPYVRKHYDADNMQRLQRKAADQEVVWLSVISSAPGKQGHVTPKQADELTASRDAAPTAVLLDESGDMGRAYGASTTPHMFIIDAEGKLIYMGGIDDRASTDLADIEGATNYVDLVLAELAAKEPISVSVTRPYGCSVKY, via the coding sequence ATGAAGCCAATCAGCAAACAATCTTCAATCACGGCTAGTCTGGCCCTTATCGCTTTATTGTTCGGGATGAATCTCGCCGCCGCGCCCGAGGTTGGCGCGCTAGCACCGGATTTCTCAGTGGTGGATACCAAGGGCGAGATTTGGACGCTCGATCATCTCAAGGGACAGCCCGCGATCCTTGAATGGACCAATCATGATTGCCCCTATGTGCGCAAGCATTATGACGCCGACAACATGCAGCGCCTGCAGCGCAAGGCCGCGGATCAAGAAGTGGTCTGGTTGTCGGTGATTTCCTCGGCGCCCGGCAAGCAGGGACATGTGACCCCGAAGCAGGCCGATGAGCTGACCGCCTCGCGCGATGCGGCGCCTACAGCCGTGCTGCTCGACGAGAGCGGTGACATGGGGCGTGCCTATGGCGCTAGCACCACGCCGCACATGTTCATCATCGATGCCGAGGGTAAGCTGATTTACATGGGCGGCATTGATGACCGCGCAAGCACCGATCTGGCCGATATCGAGGGTGCGACCAATTATGTCGACCTGGTACTGGCCGAGTTGGCGGCAAAGGAGCCGATCTCGGTGTCCGTGACCCGGCCCTACGGCTGCTCGGTCAAATACTGA
- a CDS encoding type II toxin-antitoxin system RelE/ParE family toxin gives MVSWTDHAVRQVRQIHDWIAQDSPIYARRVAEGLVKRTTGLDELPRKGKMVPELNDDSVREIPQYSYRVIYNIKSPDVEILAVIHKRRDAQPHDIYS, from the coding sequence ATGGTCAGCTGGACCGATCACGCGGTAAGACAGGTTCGGCAAATTCATGACTGGATTGCGCAGGATTCACCCATTTATGCCAGGCGGGTTGCCGAGGGTCTGGTGAAGCGAACAACCGGTCTCGACGAACTCCCGCGCAAGGGAAAAATGGTGCCGGAATTGAATGACGACAGCGTGCGGGAAATCCCTCAGTATTCATATCGCGTCATTTACAACATCAAATCGCCGGATGTAGAAATTCTTGCAGTGATACACAAGCGACGAGATGCTCAGCCGCATGATATTTACAGCTGA
- a CDS encoding RpnC/YadD family protein — MSHDQNFKNLILDYPRQAIEFAAASEAARLDDSVRILPLREEQLKERLGDRFRELDVPLLLEWPDGRRQALLFVFEEETEPKRFSMHRLAHYCLDLAELYHTERVVPVVIFLHSGTFDETLTLGSDTRDYLQFSYLAWPLFRLQARAYFDSPNLVARLNLPNMRYAPEEKVEVYAQAVRGLRTLEPDRERQIKYLDFVDIYAKLNDNERQRYQQHYAEETETMSAFADRFIDQGVQQGEARTLLRQLDQKFGPAAVQAHRERIEQAELEQLDTWLGRILSADSPETIFH, encoded by the coding sequence ATGAGCCACGATCAGAACTTCAAAAATCTCATCCTCGACTACCCACGCCAGGCCATTGAATTTGCCGCTGCCAGCGAAGCGGCTAGGTTGGATGACAGCGTGCGCATTCTGCCGCTGCGCGAGGAGCAGCTGAAGGAACGCTTGGGTGATCGTTTTCGCGAGTTGGATGTGCCGCTGCTGCTGGAATGGCCCGATGGACGCCGCCAGGCGCTGCTTTTTGTCTTCGAGGAAGAAACCGAGCCGAAGCGCTTCTCGATGCATCGCCTGGCACACTATTGTCTGGACTTGGCCGAGCTCTACCACACCGAGCGCGTGGTGCCGGTGGTGATCTTCCTTCACTCCGGCACCTTCGATGAAACACTCACTCTGGGCAGTGACACGCGCGATTATCTTCAGTTCAGCTATCTCGCATGGCCGTTATTCAGACTCCAGGCAAGAGCCTATTTCGACAGCCCTAACCTGGTCGCACGGCTGAACCTGCCCAACATGCGCTATGCGCCCGAGGAGAAGGTCGAAGTCTACGCCCAAGCGGTGCGCGGACTGCGCACCCTGGAACCCGACCGCGAGCGTCAGATCAAATACCTCGACTTTGTCGACATCTATGCCAAGCTCAATGACAATGAACGCCAGCGCTACCAACAACACTATGCCGAGGAGACAGAAACCATGAGCGCCTTTGCTGATCGCTTTATTGACCAGGGAGTGCAGCAGGGTGAAGCCAGAACATTGCTGCGCCAGCTTGATCAAAAATTTGGCCCCGCGGCCGTGCAAGCCCATCGCGAGCGCATCGAGCAGGCGGAGCTTGAGCAGCTCGACACTTGGTTGGGTCGTATCCTCAGCGCCGACAGCCCCGAGACCATCTTCCACTGA
- a CDS encoding substrate-binding domain-containing protein — protein sequence MNDKSMRHRYPVLATLLTLVLGLSSLSSGSLAADKLFDFGELNVDLSKVQAKPESAPVPAKQSPSQQLESTPQSPAPKVLPKDDEASIDTIVAEEQLKVAPVKVAPSTAGRQQVQYPVPESRDVIEVKIAAGSEKRGWFEEAAQRFMADPDRNSINGKPIRLTIDKIGSIKSGTLIRDGKSMHDGRNEYQVWAPASSIFRGVVEEAFSGGQLFETDESVARSPMVFVTWAPVQLAVDDKIQKSMSFDTVTEIFRRELNGDFIDPNGRLYQFGFTRPSSSNSGAVALVTMAFEFFAKDRGRYKLRMEDLENPSFQAYLAFMKFMSDQSKTSTGKLAEPLMQAGYGGQPLSTVYIYENLAVKLAFIRDANDPDGAKPIIRYPKYNLVTDHPYYVLRHGNSREQVEAARRFKDYLLTRDMQLLALQKEGFRPVSTEITNEEMNQVFGDFVEENGLIPDLIKASQVLIPRQNGAVIKALIETYDELGDPSGPRL from the coding sequence ATGAATGACAAATCCATGCGCCATCGCTACCCGGTGCTGGCGACTCTACTGACGCTCGTGTTGGGTCTGTCGTCCCTGTCATCCGGCTCTCTGGCGGCTGATAAACTCTTCGACTTCGGCGAGTTGAATGTCGATCTGTCCAAGGTGCAGGCCAAGCCCGAGTCGGCGCCGGTGCCGGCCAAGCAAAGTCCCAGCCAGCAGCTTGAGAGCACGCCGCAAAGCCCGGCACCCAAGGTGTTGCCGAAGGACGATGAAGCCTCAATCGACACCATCGTCGCCGAGGAGCAGCTCAAGGTCGCGCCGGTCAAGGTCGCGCCGAGCACCGCAGGCAGGCAGCAAGTCCAATACCCGGTGCCCGAGAGCCGCGATGTCATTGAGGTGAAAATCGCCGCCGGTTCCGAGAAACGCGGCTGGTTCGAGGAAGCCGCGCAGCGTTTCATGGCCGATCCGGATCGCAACAGCATCAATGGTAAGCCTATCCGCCTCACCATCGACAAAATCGGCTCCATCAAATCCGGCACTCTGATTCGCGATGGCAAGTCCATGCACGACGGGCGCAACGAGTATCAGGTCTGGGCTCCGGCCTCGAGCATCTTCCGTGGCGTGGTGGAGGAGGCCTTCAGCGGCGGTCAGTTGTTTGAGACCGATGAATCCGTCGCGCGCAGCCCCATGGTGTTTGTCACCTGGGCGCCGGTGCAGCTTGCTGTCGATGACAAAATCCAGAAGTCGATGAGCTTCGATACTGTCACCGAGATCTTCCGCCGCGAACTCAATGGCGATTTCATCGATCCCAATGGCCGCCTGTATCAGTTTGGTTTTACCCGTCCATCCAGCTCCAATTCGGGCGCGGTGGCGCTGGTCACCATGGCATTTGAGTTCTTCGCCAAGGATCGCGGACGCTATAAACTGCGCATGGAAGACTTGGAAAACCCCAGCTTCCAAGCCTATCTGGCCTTCATGAAGTTCATGTCCGATCAGAGCAAGACCAGCACCGGAAAACTGGCCGAGCCGCTGATGCAGGCCGGCTATGGCGGCCAGCCTCTCTCGACGGTTTACATCTATGAAAACCTGGCGGTCAAACTGGCCTTTATCCGCGATGCCAATGATCCAGACGGCGCCAAGCCCATCATCCGTTATCCAAAATACAATCTGGTCACCGATCATCCCTACTATGTGCTGCGTCACGGCAACTCGCGCGAGCAGGTCGAGGCGGCCAGGCGCTTCAAGGACTATCTGCTCACCCGCGACATGCAATTGCTCGCATTGCAAAAAGAAGGCTTCCGTCCCGTCAGTACCGAAATCACCAACGAGGAAATGAACCAGGTCTTTGGTGATTTTGTTGAGGAAAACGGCCTGATTCCAGACCTGATCAAAGCCTCCCAGGTGCTGATCCCGCGGCAGAATGGCGCTGTGATCAAAGCGCTGATCGAAACCTATGACGAGCTGGGCGATCCTAGCGGGCCGCGCCTCTAA
- a CDS encoding DUF3419 family protein, giving the protein MPPKTPATLGDRVDQKVFDAIYSRALVYNTCWEDPAIDRQALAINARDHMLVITSAGCNVLDYALVGPERIHAVDANPRQNALLELKLAAIRALEFEDFFAAFGHGYHPRMQTLYERELRARLSDFARVFWDKRIRWFGHPRGSFYFHGLSGTVARAFHAYLKIRPRLATSIEDLFATRSLEEQRHIYDTRVDPLIWTKGLNWTLSRQFTMSMLGVPHPQRKEVQQQHDSGVAGFVREAIGYVFRQLPVWTNYFWSVYIRGRYTEHCCPEYLKADNFARLKAGAADCIALHTSTVADFLKHHQTPISKFVLLDHMDWMSSYEPEALADEWEWILARARQDARIIFRSAHAAPKYLESLEIGPERKHLPERLQFHPELAAELQAHDRVHTYAGFHIADVRA; this is encoded by the coding sequence ATGCCCCCAAAAACCCCCGCGACTCTTGGTGATCGCGTCGACCAAAAGGTCTTCGACGCCATTTACTCCCGCGCACTGGTCTACAACACCTGCTGGGAGGACCCGGCCATCGACCGTCAGGCGCTGGCCATCAATGCCAGGGATCACATGCTGGTCATCACCAGCGCCGGCTGCAATGTGCTGGACTATGCCCTGGTCGGCCCGGAGCGCATTCATGCCGTCGATGCCAACCCGCGCCAGAACGCGCTGCTGGAGCTAAAACTCGCCGCCATCCGAGCGCTGGAGTTCGAGGACTTTTTCGCCGCCTTCGGCCATGGCTATCACCCGCGCATGCAGACCCTCTATGAGCGTGAACTGCGCGCCAGGCTCAGCGACTTTGCCCGCGTCTTCTGGGACAAACGCATCCGCTGGTTTGGCCATCCGCGCGGGAGTTTTTATTTTCACGGCCTCTCTGGCACGGTCGCGCGCGCCTTCCATGCGTATTTAAAGATTCGCCCGCGCCTGGCGACCAGCATCGAGGACCTTTTCGCCACCCGCTCGCTGGAAGAACAGCGCCACATCTACGACACCCGGGTCGATCCGCTGATCTGGACCAAGGGCCTGAACTGGACCCTGTCGCGCCAGTTCACCATGAGCATGCTGGGCGTGCCCCATCCGCAGCGCAAGGAGGTGCAGCAGCAACACGACAGCGGCGTGGCCGGCTTTGTGCGCGAGGCCATTGGCTATGTGTTCCGCCAACTGCCAGTCTGGACCAATTATTTTTGGTCGGTCTATATTCGTGGCCGCTACACCGAGCACTGTTGTCCCGAATATCTGAAAGCGGACAACTTCGCGCGGCTCAAGGCTGGCGCGGCCGACTGCATTGCATTGCATACCTCGACCGTCGCGGATTTTCTCAAGCATCACCAGACACCCATTTCCAAATTCGTGCTGCTCGATCACATGGACTGGATGAGTTCCTACGAGCCCGAAGCCTTGGCCGATGAATGGGAGTGGATTCTGGCTCGCGCCCGCCAGGACGCCCGCATCATTTTCCGCAGCGCCCACGCCGCGCCCAAGTATCTGGAATCCCTTGAGATAGGGCCCGAGCGCAAGCATCTGCCCGAGCGCCTGCAATTCCATCCCGAACTGGCGGCGGAGCTTCAGGCCCATGATCGGGTGCATACCTACGCCGGATTTCACATCGCCGATGTCCGGGCCTGA
- a CDS encoding vWA domain-containing protein — MRDSSLKVSPTLLLALSLSTLSLPSLVAAKQANTCASAADPAVDQVVVRFTYGSEKAAWIYEATEAFNAEGFETASGQRICVNAIPKGSGDSVNEIKDGTAGPEEVHATSPASDLYVNLVNFETSEAGDGELLASEGFLVSSPVVIAAWEPVVERLGGADAVGWKSLFELAGADDIRYGQTSPERSNSGLSALIAQFFAGAEVVGGQPVARLSMSAVDDPKVREFVEKVHEHVIHYGASTGFYATKMTQGGPQYADAAVLYESDVIQANNAIRKDNLGYPRLLAVYPSEGSFVSNHPFAIVKRDWVDAEEQEGAKRYFEYLMSPPVQAQALQYGFRPGVALDIDQGIYGKVWNAENGVQPFDTVHRFLAAPSGAVVKAARDAFRGIKNDAIAYLIIDRSGSMDAKVLDAERGEMRTRMEMAVESADLLASRMQDKDQLALLFYDYAVDYSDLTPKGQPLTMDAAGKQKLAEALQRARPKGGTAMRGAIAEAWEDICADHKANPDKAAIRIIVVLTDGKDNASKISTEALIEKIGYNQADGQGGYHGDPQCRIPVFGVAFGEGADDRDLSAITEAAGGETRRGDSGEIRAIFERFSDLL; from the coding sequence ATGCGTGATTCAAGCCTGAAAGTTTCTCCAACGCTGTTACTCGCGCTCAGTCTGTCGACCCTGAGTCTGCCATCATTGGTCGCCGCCAAACAGGCCAATACCTGCGCATCCGCTGCCGATCCCGCTGTCGACCAGGTCGTGGTGCGCTTTACTTACGGCTCCGAGAAAGCCGCCTGGATCTATGAGGCGACCGAGGCCTTCAATGCCGAGGGCTTCGAGACCGCCTCGGGCCAGCGCATCTGTGTCAATGCCATTCCCAAGGGTTCGGGTGACAGTGTCAATGAAATCAAAGACGGCACCGCCGGCCCGGAGGAAGTCCATGCCACCAGTCCGGCGTCCGATCTCTATGTGAATCTGGTCAACTTCGAGACCAGCGAGGCTGGTGATGGCGAGCTGCTGGCGAGCGAGGGCTTTCTGGTGTCCTCCCCAGTGGTCATCGCCGCCTGGGAGCCGGTGGTCGAGCGACTTGGTGGGGCTGATGCCGTCGGTTGGAAAAGCCTGTTCGAGCTGGCCGGGGCGGATGACATTCGCTACGGCCAGACCAGTCCGGAGCGCTCCAACAGCGGGCTCTCGGCACTGATCGCCCAGTTCTTCGCCGGGGCCGAGGTGGTCGGGGGGCAGCCGGTCGCGCGCCTGTCGATGAGCGCCGTCGATGATCCCAAGGTGCGCGAGTTTGTCGAGAAAGTACACGAGCATGTTATCCACTACGGTGCATCGACCGGCTTCTATGCCACGAAAATGACCCAGGGCGGCCCCCAGTATGCCGATGCCGCCGTGCTCTACGAGAGCGACGTGATCCAGGCCAACAACGCGATTCGCAAGGACAATCTGGGCTATCCGCGACTGCTCGCGGTCTATCCGAGCGAGGGTTCATTTGTTAGCAATCATCCCTTCGCCATCGTCAAGCGCGACTGGGTGGATGCCGAGGAGCAGGAAGGCGCCAAGCGCTATTTCGAGTACCTGATGTCGCCGCCGGTGCAGGCTCAGGCGCTGCAATACGGTTTCCGCCCCGGCGTGGCGCTGGATATCGATCAGGGTATCTATGGCAAGGTCTGGAATGCCGAGAATGGCGTGCAGCCTTTCGATACCGTGCATCGTTTTCTCGCCGCGCCCAGTGGCGCCGTGGTCAAGGCCGCGCGCGATGCCTTTCGCGGTATCAAGAACGACGCCATTGCCTATCTGATCATCGACCGCTCCGGCAGCATGGACGCGAAAGTCCTTGATGCCGAGCGTGGGGAGATGCGCACGCGCATGGAGATGGCGGTGGAGAGCGCCGATCTGCTCGCCAGTCGCATGCAGGATAAGGATCAGCTCGCGCTGCTGTTCTATGACTACGCCGTGGACTATTCGGATCTGACGCCCAAGGGCCAGCCGCTGACCATGGATGCCGCCGGCAAGCAGAAGCTGGCCGAGGCACTGCAACGCGCACGGCCCAAAGGCGGCACCGCGATGCGCGGCGCCATTGCCGAGGCCTGGGAGGATATCTGCGCCGACCACAAAGCCAATCCGGACAAGGCGGCCATCCGTATCATCGTGGTGTTGACGGATGGCAAGGACAATGCGTCAAAAATCTCGACCGAGGCGTTGATCGAGAAGATTGGCTACAACCAGGCGGACGGCCAGGGCGGCTACCACGGCGACCCCCAATGCCGCATTCCGGTGTTTGGCGTGGCCTTTGGCGAGGGGGCCGATGACCGCGACCTGAGCGCCATCACCGAGGCCGCTGGTGGCGAGACCCGGCGCGGCGACTCGGGTGAGATTCGCGCCATTTTCGAGCGCTTTAGCGATTTGCTGTGA